From one Anguilla rostrata isolate EN2019 chromosome 12, ASM1855537v3, whole genome shotgun sequence genomic stretch:
- the LOC135235713 gene encoding potassium channel subfamily K member 13-like, whose translation MVPDAGCRRRRRRRRRPSFWPSRDGARLGLLGALILLYLLCGAAIFSALEYRAELQARRRWDERLANFGRRHGVGPGALRGLLKLYEDTYWAGARIDPVSPRWDFAGAFYFAATTISTIGFGMTRPATSGGKIFLIFYGLFGCAATILFFNLFLERVIGVLVEATRWCRQRSGSGDGLPEGWKPSVCSVALILGVVVLLMVGGASMLFSALEGWGYLESLYFCFVAFSTVGFGDLVSGQREGSWAYGVYRLGNCLLILAGICCLCSLLNIISILIKQSLDWILSHLCPAPGPLPFGLCGCPPFLCGNPSPIWPCCGDRAVHPAPSPVAQGRGLHADVSVDTVCNSRTDVGGRRLSGEMISARHFLAAVIQKAPQQSHARQTGFMEDVGALAVMSNRLQETSANRPLFTSVWTYCCMETSTNR comes from the exons ATGGTGCCAGATGCTggatgccgccgccgccgccgccgccgccgccggccctCGTTCTGGCCGAGCAGGGACGGCGCCCGCTTGGGCCTGCTGGGGGCGCTCATCCTGCTGTACCTGCTCTGTGGCGCGGCCATCTTCTCTGCCCTGGAGTACCGCGCTGAGCTGCAGGCGCGGCGCCGTTGGGACGAGCGCCTGGCCAACTTTGGCCGGCGGCACGGCGTGGGCCCCGGGGCTCTGCGCGGCTTGCTCAAGCTCTACGAGGACACCTACTGGGCCGGGGCTCGCATCGACCCCGTCTCCCCCCGCTGGGACTTCGCTGGGGCCTTCTACTTTGCTGCCACTACGATTTCTACCATTG GGTTCGGGATGACGAGGCCAGCCACATCGGGGGGCAAGATCTTCCTCATCTTCTACGGGCTGTTTGGCTGTGCGGCCACCATCCTCTTCTtcaacctgttcctggagcgtGTCATCGGCGTGTTGGTGGAGGCCACGCGGTGGTGCCGCCAGCGATCAGGGAGCGGAGACGGACTTCCGGAGGGTTGGAAGCCCTCTGTGTGCTCCGTGGCCCTGATCCTGGGGGTGGTGGTCCTGCTGATGGTGGGTGGGGCCTCCATGCTTTTCTCCGCTCTGGAGGGGTGGGGCTACCTGGAGTCCCTCTACTTCTGCTTTGTGGCCTTCAGCACCGTTGGCTTTGGGGACCTGGTGAGTGGCCAGAGGGAAGGGAGCTGGGCCTACGGGGTCTACCGGCTGGGGAACTGCCTCCTCATCCTCGCGGGCATCTGCTGCCTCTGCTCACTCCTCAACATCATCTCCATCCTCATCAAGCAATCGCTCGACTGGATCCTGAGTCACCTGTGCCCCGCCCCTGGCCCGCTCCCTTTCGGGCTCTGTGGTTGCCCACCCTTTCTATGCGGCAACCCCTCACCCATCTGGCCCTGCTGCGGAGACAGGGCCGtacaccccgccccctcgcctgTGGCCCAGGGCAGGGGCCTGCATGCGGACGTCTCCGTGGATACCGTGTGCAACAGCAGAACGGATGTCGGTGGACGTCGGCTCTCGGGGGAGATGATCTCGGCGAGGCACTTCCTGGCCGCCGTTATTCAGAAAGCCCCCCAGCAGAGCCACGCCCGTCAGACAGGCTTCATGGAGGATGTGGGAGCCCTCGCTGTCATGAGCAACCGACTGCAAGAGACCAGCGCTAACAG GCCTCTCTTCACATCTGTATGGACTTACTGCTGCATGGAGACCAGCACTAACAGGTAG
- the calm3a gene encoding calmodulin 3a (phosphorylase kinase, delta): protein MADQLTEEQIAEFKEAFSLFDKDGDGTITTKELGTVMRSLGQNPTEAELQDMINEVDADGNGTIDFPEFLTMMARKMKDTDSEEEIREAFRVFDKDGNGYISAAELRHVMTNLGEKLTDEEVDEMIREADIDGDGQVNYEEFVQMMTAK from the exons atg GCCGACCAGCTGACCGAGGAGCAGATCGCCG AGTTCAAGGAGGCGTTCTCCCTGTTCGACAAGGACGGCGACGGCACCATCACCACCAAGGAGCTGGGCACGGTGATGCGCTCGCTGGGTCAGAACCCCACCGAGGCCGAGCTGCAGGACATGATCAACGAGGTGGATGCCGACG GCAATGGGACCATAGACTTCCCAGAGTTCCTGACTATGATGGCGAGGAAGATGAAGGACACAGACAGCGAGGAAGAGATCAGAGAGGCCTTCCGGGTCTTTGAcaag GACGGGAACGGCTACATCAGCGCAGCCGAGCTGCGCCACGTGATGACCAACCTCGGCGAGAAGCTGACGGACGAGGAGGTGGACGAGATGATCCGCGAGGCCGATATCGATGGAGACGGACAGGTCAACTACGAGG agTTTGTGCAAATGATGACTGCAAAGTGA